In Vagococcus hydrophili, one DNA window encodes the following:
- a CDS encoding GHKL domain-containing protein — protein sequence MYIAIFIISSIVRKQLIPFIQGKKYEKIASTILIGCYILLQSLEIYLNYFGDEWLSVVSIVIILAFSILIYYVIHSISTSQELKLEVEKQKIELNYMNEYAKETTKQYNEIRKFRHDYINILSSLDYFIQLNDLEKLSAYYEKTIKPTQKYLSEGIFNFQELKNIEADDIKSIIAIKLLSAKEKEVEVQIEVPDIIPKILPVNSVVLIRMLGIILDNSIEEVADIKKGKIEVGLFDMENHYLFIIKNPIKKDILPLHQLEIQGYSTKGTNRGLGLSNLNELSNREKQLMLETEITSTAFIQKITLTKEVN from the coding sequence ATGTACATAGCTATTTTTATTATTAGTTCCATTGTCCGTAAGCAACTTATTCCATTTATTCAAGGAAAAAAATATGAAAAAATAGCATCAACTATTCTTATCGGATGTTATATATTGCTTCAATCACTAGAAATTTATCTTAACTACTTCGGAGATGAATGGTTAAGCGTTGTAAGTATTGTCATTATATTAGCCTTCTCAATCTTAATTTATTATGTCATTCATTCGATTTCGACCAGTCAAGAACTAAAATTAGAAGTTGAAAAACAAAAAATTGAATTGAATTATATGAATGAATACGCTAAAGAAACAACTAAGCAATACAATGAAATAAGGAAGTTTAGACATGACTATATTAATATCCTGTCATCTTTAGATTATTTTATTCAATTAAATGATTTAGAAAAATTATCCGCTTATTATGAAAAAACTATTAAACCAACCCAGAAATATTTATCTGAAGGAATTTTTAATTTTCAGGAGTTAAAAAATATTGAAGCAGATGATATTAAAAGTATTATTGCTATCAAATTATTATCTGCTAAGGAAAAAGAAGTTGAAGTACAAATAGAAGTTCCAGACATTATTCCCAAAATTCTACCTGTTAACTCAGTTGTATTAATCAGAATGCTCGGAATTATTTTAGATAATAGTATTGAAGAAGTTGCGGATATAAAAAAAGGAAAAATTGAAGTAGGTCTATTCGATATGGAAAATCATTATTTATTTATTATTAAAAATCCAATAAAAAAAGATATCCTTCCATTACATCAATTAGAAATCCAAGGATATTCAACCAAAGGAACTAACAGAGGACTAGGTCTTTCAAATCTTAATGAATTAAGTAACAGAGAAAAACAGTTAATGCTTGAAACAGAAATTACATCAACAGCCTTTATTCAAAAAATAACCCTAACAAAGGAGGTCAATTAA
- a CDS encoding LytR/AlgR family response regulator transcription factor, with protein MLPIFICENDPVQKKRFEDIIKKFIMIEDYDMKIELSTNNPYEILSYLDNHENIRGAYFLDIDLGKEINGIQLGSKIRKKDVFGRIIFVTTHSELMSLTFTYKVEAMDYIVKDNPEKIQRKIQDCLKRINDHYTSETIQEKDRIKLKINNQIRVFPLEEVLFFETTELSHKIKLHLINNRIEFYGNLGELETLSNKFVRIHKSYLINEDNIMTVDPKKREVIMVNGESCLVSVRKMKLLK; from the coding sequence ATGTTACCAATATTTATTTGCGAGAATGATCCCGTTCAAAAGAAACGTTTTGAAGATATTATAAAAAAATTCATTATGATTGAAGATTATGATATGAAAATTGAATTATCTACTAATAATCCATATGAGATTTTATCTTATTTGGATAACCATGAAAATATCAGAGGAGCTTATTTTTTAGACATTGACCTAGGAAAAGAAATAAATGGCATTCAACTTGGATCTAAAATCAGAAAAAAAGATGTATTTGGTCGGATTATTTTTGTGACTACTCATAGTGAATTAATGTCCCTAACTTTTACTTACAAAGTAGAGGCCATGGATTATATTGTAAAAGACAATCCAGAAAAAATACAACGAAAAATTCAGGACTGTTTAAAGCGAATAAATGACCACTATACATCAGAAACAATTCAAGAAAAAGACCGGATTAAATTGAAAATAAATAATCAAATCAGAGTTTTTCCTTTAGAAGAGGTTCTGTTTTTTGAAACAACAGAACTATCTCATAAAATAAAATTACATCTAATCAATAATAGAATAGAATTTTACGGAAACTTAGGCGAATTAGAGACTTTATCTAATAAATTCGTTCGTATTCATAAATCGTATTTAATTAATGAGGATAATATCATGACAGTCGATCCAAAAAAGAGAGAAGTCATTATGGTCAATGGAGAATCCTGCCTCGTCTCTGTTAGAAAAATGAAATTACTGAAATAA
- a CDS encoding helix-turn-helix domain-containing protein, with protein MELSQKLQNRRKDLKLTQEEVAEKIHVSRQTISNWETGRTLPDINSLVLISDIYDISLDALIKEDKKMIKKLSVDTKEAENWFVFSSLFCNVFALFVAFQGSELPIKVTMILLIMLTVFVGFFGVRGLPFLKRVQESYQKKEEYQGKGYVFTLYDVAYGSAIVCGIAIIFLTIYNF; from the coding sequence ATGGAATTATCACAGAAATTACAAAATAGACGTAAGGATTTAAAGTTAACGCAAGAGGAAGTAGCAGAAAAAATCCATGTTTCACGACAGACAATCTCGAACTGGGAAACTGGAAGAACATTACCTGATATTAATAGTTTAGTTTTGATTAGTGATATCTATGATATTTCTTTGGATGCCTTAATAAAGGAGGATAAAAAAATGATTAAGAAGTTAAGTGTTGACACAAAAGAAGCGGAAAATTGGTTTGTTTTTTCAAGTTTGTTTTGTAATGTGTTTGCTCTATTTGTTGCTTTTCAAGGAAGTGAGTTACCGATAAAAGTAACGATGATTCTTTTAATTATGTTGACAGTTTTTGTTGGATTCTTCGGAGTGAGAGGATTACCTTTCTTAAAAAGAGTACAAGAAAGTTATCAGAAAAAGGAAGAATATCAGGGGAAAGGTTATGTGTTTACTTTATATGATGTCGCTTATGGGTCTGCTATTGTGTGTGGAATAGCTATTATTTTTCTAACAATTTATAATTTTTAG
- a CDS encoding GNAT family N-acetyltransferase — protein MISIFIKLKEEIIGYACIVTNEEGTQAKIGPIGILPQYEECGYGTEAMKLIEKEFPAVKEWFLDTILQETKLTHFYSKLGYKQTGKVESIQENMTIIFLKREWIDGCCI, from the coding sequence ATTATTTCTATTTTTATTAAATTAAAGGAAGAAATAATAGGCTATGCGTGTATTGTTACGAATGAAGAAGGAACACAAGCCAAAATCGGTCCAATCGGGATTCTGCCTCAATATGAAGAATGTGGTTATGGAACGGAAGCTATGAAGTTGATTGAAAAAGAATTTCCGGCAGTTAAAGAGTGGTTCCTGGATACAATTTTACAAGAAACAAAATTAACTCATTTTTATTCAAAATTAGGATACAAACAGACTGGGAAAGTAGAATCAATTCAAGAAAATATGACGATTATTTTTTTGAAAAGAGAGTGGATTGATGGATGTTGTATTTGA